The Corynebacterium renale genome includes a region encoding these proteins:
- the ruvB gene encoding Holliday junction branch migration DNA helicase RuvB: MSDIQRTEFQLPPQNSSGPADRGTGLFAGSADVSASQHSGEADLELSMRPKSLDEFIGQYKVREQLSLVLEGAKNRGVVPDHVLLSGPPGLGKTTMAMIIAQELGTSLRMTSGPALERAGDLAAMLSNLMEGDVLFIDEIHRIARPAEEMLYMAMEDFRIDVIVGKGPGATSIPLELPPFTLVGATTRSGMLTGPLRDRFGFTAQMEFYDVGELEQVVNRAASIMDVPITHDAAVEIASRSRGTPRIANRLLRRVRDYAEVHSDGTIDLSAAQGALEVFDVDELGLDRLDRAVLTALVRGHGGGPVGVSTLAIAVGEEPSTVEEVCEPYLVRAGLVARTGRGRVATASAWRHLGLEPPEHALGG, from the coding sequence GTGTCAGACATTCAACGTACCGAATTTCAGCTGCCTCCGCAGAATAGTTCAGGGCCCGCGGATCGTGGAACTGGGCTTTTCGCAGGTTCAGCTGATGTATCAGCGTCGCAGCACAGTGGTGAAGCTGATCTTGAACTATCAATGCGTCCTAAGAGTCTTGACGAGTTCATTGGGCAATATAAAGTACGCGAGCAACTAAGCTTGGTTCTCGAAGGAGCGAAGAACAGGGGAGTAGTCCCCGATCACGTCCTGCTTTCCGGCCCACCAGGGTTGGGTAAAACCACGATGGCCATGATTATCGCCCAAGAGCTAGGTACGTCCTTGCGCATGACCTCTGGTCCAGCGCTGGAACGCGCGGGGGATTTAGCAGCAATGCTGTCCAACCTCATGGAAGGCGATGTTCTTTTTATCGATGAGATCCACCGCATCGCCCGGCCTGCGGAGGAAATGCTGTATATGGCTATGGAAGACTTCCGCATTGATGTCATCGTGGGTAAAGGCCCAGGGGCAACCTCCATTCCTCTGGAGCTGCCTCCGTTTACCTTAGTTGGGGCCACAACTCGGTCCGGCATGCTGACGGGGCCATTGCGTGACCGCTTCGGCTTTACGGCACAAATGGAATTCTATGATGTCGGCGAACTTGAGCAGGTTGTCAACCGAGCGGCGTCCATTATGGATGTGCCAATCACCCATGACGCTGCGGTGGAAATCGCCTCTCGTTCACGCGGTACACCGCGCATCGCCAATCGGTTGCTCAGGCGCGTACGGGACTACGCAGAGGTGCATTCCGATGGGACGATTGATCTATCAGCAGCGCAAGGAGCGCTAGAAGTTTTCGACGTCGACGAGCTTGGTCTCGATCGCTTGGATAGAGCAGTGCTTACCGCACTTGTGCGTGGTCACGGTGGCGGTCCCGTTGGCGTAAGTACGCTGGCGATTGCTGTGGGCGAGGAGCCTTCAACTGTGGAAGAAGTCTGTGAACCGTACCTGGTCCGGGCCGGTTTAGTGGCTCGTACGGGCCGAGGACGCGTAGCGACGGCCAGCGCCTGGCGTCATCTAGGGCTCGAGCCCCCAGAGCACGCACTAGGAGGTTAG
- the yajC gene encoding preprotein translocase subunit YajC, producing MDILLILILLAVFLLPSFFLQRRQQKQQQQMQQLQASLEVGTDVVTAAGIHGTVSALNGDQVTIEVSPGVHTVWERMAVVRVVTPAEPVDPVKVNEGDFEQVDEMPGNHEEIQNTTAELDDEAQRRREHPENN from the coding sequence ATGGATATTTTGTTGATTCTTATTCTCCTCGCTGTGTTTCTCTTGCCTTCGTTTTTCCTGCAGCGTCGCCAGCAGAAGCAACAGCAGCAGATGCAGCAACTGCAGGCAAGTTTAGAAGTAGGAACTGATGTTGTTACTGCAGCTGGCATTCATGGCACGGTATCGGCTCTGAACGGCGACCAGGTCACTATTGAGGTTTCCCCTGGCGTACACACAGTATGGGAGCGTATGGCTGTTGTGCGTGTTGTTACGCCGGCAGAACCAGTGGATCCAGTCAAGGTGAATGAAGGCGACTTCGAACAGGTAGATGAAATGCCTGGTAACCACGAGGAAATCCAAAACACAACTGCAGAGCTCGATGACGAAGCGCAGCGCCGTCGCGAACACCCCGAAAACAACTAA
- the secD gene encoding protein translocase subunit SecD: MAKTNSSRGKTSTTRTWPRRALGVFVLLFVAIYALVFFTGDKSATPKLGIDLQGGTRVTLVPQGQEPTAEQLAQARVILENRVNGMGVSGASVVTDGNTLVITVPGEDTSQARSVGQTSQLLFRPVMTPAMPDTNELPKVLGDMANRWVEYSVITKEQAEGSINTLIQGLSSALPEGSEAPKAPAISAEPKPEPANSIEATDRRQETTAMLREDRQSTDPTTQAAASTLLQCAADTPDPLSGTDDPALPLVTCDRSSGAVYLLAPAPVLVGQENESEPDRLTGAAIDTDRPINGGLNTQTGQMEISFAFDNGAGGETWAKLTREYLQQQVAITLDSEVISAPVIQSPTPVGSATSITGQFTQQEAQDLANNLRYGALPLSFAGENGESGGTTQTIPASLGEASLKAGLIAGIVGLLAVAIFVFIYYRLYGIISIVTLILANTALYGALVLLGRWIGYSLDLAGIAGLVIGLGAMADSFVVIYERIKDEVREGHTFRSATHRGWSRARRTIVTGNMVTLIGSVVIYFLAVGEVKGFAFTLGLSTVFDLLVTFLVTAPLMLMAANKPFWAKPSVNGMGKVFKLARVNNTHAAEVAEAKDKVAAAHGEKKEN; encoded by the coding sequence TTGGCCAAAACAAATTCTTCGCGTGGTAAAACATCGACCACGCGAACATGGCCGCGGCGAGCACTAGGGGTCTTTGTACTGCTTTTCGTCGCTATTTATGCATTAGTGTTTTTCACGGGGGATAAATCGGCCACCCCGAAGCTGGGTATCGACCTTCAAGGTGGCACGCGCGTCACGTTGGTTCCGCAGGGCCAAGAACCTACTGCAGAACAGCTTGCGCAAGCACGCGTTATTCTGGAGAACCGCGTTAATGGTATGGGCGTTTCTGGTGCCAGTGTTGTTACTGACGGAAATACCTTGGTCATCACGGTTCCTGGTGAGGACACTTCTCAGGCGCGCAGCGTGGGGCAGACATCACAGCTGCTGTTCCGGCCCGTGATGACTCCGGCTATGCCCGACACTAATGAGCTTCCAAAGGTTCTTGGCGATATGGCTAACCGTTGGGTGGAATATTCGGTGATCACGAAGGAGCAGGCTGAGGGCTCCATCAACACGCTAATCCAGGGCTTAAGTTCCGCTTTGCCGGAAGGCAGCGAAGCTCCCAAAGCCCCCGCGATTTCGGCTGAACCAAAGCCTGAACCGGCAAACTCAATTGAAGCGACAGACCGGCGTCAAGAGACCACCGCGATGCTTCGTGAGGATCGCCAATCCACCGATCCCACCACCCAGGCTGCTGCGAGCACCCTTCTGCAGTGTGCAGCGGACACCCCAGATCCACTTTCTGGCACAGACGATCCGGCGTTGCCTTTGGTGACCTGTGACCGTAGCTCGGGTGCCGTCTACCTGCTTGCGCCAGCACCTGTGTTGGTAGGGCAAGAAAACGAAAGTGAACCAGACCGCCTGACAGGTGCTGCGATTGACACTGATCGCCCGATTAACGGTGGATTGAACACTCAAACGGGCCAGATGGAAATCAGTTTTGCCTTTGATAATGGAGCTGGCGGGGAGACGTGGGCGAAGCTGACGCGCGAGTACCTCCAGCAGCAGGTTGCTATTACTTTGGACTCAGAGGTTATTTCTGCGCCTGTTATCCAGTCTCCGACGCCTGTTGGTTCGGCAACGTCCATTACCGGCCAGTTTACGCAGCAAGAAGCGCAAGACCTTGCAAACAACTTGCGGTACGGTGCTTTGCCGTTGTCGTTCGCAGGTGAAAATGGTGAAAGTGGCGGAACTACTCAGACCATCCCTGCGTCCCTCGGTGAGGCCTCTCTTAAGGCTGGCCTCATCGCAGGCATTGTGGGTCTGCTTGCCGTTGCAATCTTCGTATTCATCTACTACCGCCTGTACGGAATTATTTCCATTGTTACCCTGATTCTGGCGAACACGGCTTTGTATGGTGCCCTGGTGCTACTGGGTCGATGGATTGGTTATTCATTGGACCTTGCGGGTATCGCGGGTCTCGTCATCGGCCTCGGTGCAATGGCGGACTCTTTCGTGGTTATCTACGAACGTATTAAGGATGAAGTCCGCGAAGGCCACACTTTCCGGTCAGCTACTCACCGTGGTTGGTCACGGGCCCGCCGCACTATCGTTACCGGTAACATGGTCACGCTCATTGGCTCTGTGGTCATTTACTTCCTCGCCGTTGGGGAAGTCAAGGGATTTGCCTTTACTTTGGGTCTATCGACTGTCTTTGACTTGCTCGTCACCTTCCTAGTCACCGCGCCTTTGATGTTGATGGCAGCGAACAAACCGTTCTGGGCGAAACCCTCGGTAAACGGTATGGGCAAAGTATTCAAGTTGGCTCGGGTGAACAACACTCACGCAGCGGAAGTCGCAGAAGCGAAAGATAAAGTCGCGGCGGCTCATGGCGAGAAGAAGGAGAACTGA
- the secF gene encoding protein translocase subunit SecF, translating into MATDNSSVASRTSEGPAVKLNFFDRITTGEGGIDFIGRTKLWYWITAVWLIISVAAIAIRGFDLSIDFEGGTKMNMPAADLVVEEVEETFIDATGVIPELTQIVGTGSTATLEINSERLSEDQIEDARLALFDEYAPVDAAGRATPDAIGDSTVSESWGSTITNRMIVAMVVFLILAFVYIAVRLQREMAAAAMLALVIDGIVIAGIYALFGLEVSPAAIIGLLTVLAFSIYDTVIVFDKVRENTEGITQSRTQTYGEAANAAVNQTVMRSISTSVISGLPIVALMVVAVWMLGVGALQDLALIQLIGVVEGMFSSIFLATPLLVSIANRREDIKKHNDEVRAFRTGDTTTVGDDVAAPETSTPRTVTSPVAPVVDSKDEHENLPGPGSSGSTWRPGSN; encoded by the coding sequence ATGGCCACTGACAACTCCTCTGTAGCATCGCGCACCAGCGAGGGACCTGCGGTGAAGCTTAACTTCTTCGATCGCATCACCACCGGTGAAGGTGGCATTGATTTCATCGGGCGTACCAAACTTTGGTACTGGATTACCGCGGTCTGGTTGATTATCAGCGTCGCCGCGATAGCTATCCGTGGCTTTGATTTGTCTATCGACTTTGAGGGCGGCACCAAGATGAATATGCCTGCCGCCGACCTCGTGGTCGAGGAGGTCGAAGAAACTTTTATCGATGCCACCGGAGTAATACCTGAACTAACACAGATCGTCGGTACCGGTAGTACGGCGACACTGGAGATTAATTCTGAGCGGCTCTCAGAAGATCAAATTGAGGATGCACGTCTTGCGCTTTTCGACGAATACGCACCCGTCGATGCAGCCGGCCGGGCGACCCCAGACGCCATCGGTGACTCTACGGTTTCCGAATCTTGGGGGTCGACGATTACCAACCGCATGATCGTCGCAATGGTCGTCTTTTTGATTCTTGCTTTTGTCTATATTGCTGTCCGGCTCCAGCGTGAAATGGCTGCTGCCGCAATGCTGGCTCTCGTAATCGATGGCATTGTCATTGCTGGCATCTATGCGCTATTCGGTCTTGAGGTCTCGCCGGCGGCAATCATTGGTCTGCTTACGGTACTTGCCTTTTCGATCTACGACACGGTAATCGTGTTCGATAAAGTACGAGAAAATACCGAAGGCATTACGCAATCACGAACCCAGACTTACGGCGAAGCGGCGAACGCTGCAGTTAATCAGACAGTAATGCGATCAATTTCAACGTCCGTCATTTCTGGTTTGCCGATTGTGGCCTTGATGGTCGTCGCAGTCTGGATGCTGGGCGTAGGCGCATTACAAGACCTCGCATTGATTCAGCTTATCGGTGTCGTAGAAGGTATGTTCTCCTCAATCTTCTTGGCAACACCACTGTTGGTGTCTATCGCTAATCGCAGGGAAGATATCAAGAAGCACAACGACGAGGTACGCGCGTTCCGTACGGGCGACACCACCACCGTCGGAGACGACGTAGCTGCGCCGGAAACGTCGACGCCACGCACGGTAACCTCACCGGTAGCTCCTGTGGTTGATTCCAAAGACGAGCACGAAAACCTGCCTGGGCCCGGTTCGTCTGGTTCAACGTGGCGCCCGGGTTCGAATTAA
- a CDS encoding ABC transporter substrate-binding protein, which translates to MSGRVYPGVYVPGPSGQLIPNTDLITAQALPGTHKQVIYTISKDAVLDDGTPLTCADYLLSWTAGVMDNQFDSKIPIAQQVQELECKPNDQKFTVVFKEDQGAQWRALFGPGEVLPSAPIRRRLGLSEEEFVSQLHSQDPSLVAPIAEAWNTAFDFAEFQPDMHLSYGPYKVEGVGDKGQVTLSRNENYYGDMASIPRIALWPASTDVRHLNDSGKIYVADIKAADYSWVDRNDPKNPYSIAEQSGILVDSLILGTGGPFATAEGRRAFNACVDQKAVAAASSEVSGQDVAPQGLRSVAPNDPVRNSLVDISDRVMAVDPISAEQLRGSTIRIGYLGEDQRKSEMITAIKQSCAPFGIEVVDVHDTAGGHLGDLAATEFDIYGNAVDKPGEMDAVLKAVDPVTEYGNVGIANTKSGDYRWAEDTIDAVTPTIPLSTQPRTFIIHRDMGNVVPYTGLTGIGWNIDRWKIQEG; encoded by the coding sequence GTGTCTGGGCGCGTTTATCCCGGCGTGTATGTTCCGGGACCTTCCGGGCAGCTAATTCCTAATACTGATTTGATTACCGCGCAAGCTCTGCCAGGTACGCACAAGCAAGTCATTTACACGATTTCTAAGGATGCGGTCCTTGATGATGGAACGCCTTTAACGTGTGCAGATTACTTGCTTTCTTGGACAGCAGGGGTAATGGACAACCAGTTCGACTCAAAAATTCCCATTGCTCAACAGGTGCAGGAATTAGAATGCAAGCCCAATGATCAAAAGTTTACGGTCGTCTTTAAAGAAGATCAGGGCGCTCAGTGGCGTGCTTTATTCGGCCCCGGAGAGGTTTTGCCATCCGCGCCCATTCGACGCCGCCTAGGTCTCTCTGAAGAGGAGTTTGTTAGTCAGCTTCATTCTCAAGACCCGTCCCTTGTTGCTCCAATCGCTGAAGCGTGGAACACGGCCTTTGATTTTGCGGAGTTCCAACCTGACATGCATTTATCCTATGGGCCCTACAAAGTAGAAGGGGTCGGGGATAAGGGGCAAGTTACTCTTTCTCGAAATGAAAACTATTACGGGGATATGGCTAGTATTCCTCGCATAGCATTATGGCCTGCATCAACTGACGTTCGCCACTTGAACGATAGTGGAAAGATTTATGTAGCGGACATTAAGGCTGCCGATTATTCGTGGGTTGATCGCAACGACCCTAAAAACCCCTATTCGATCGCCGAGCAATCGGGCATTCTTGTCGACAGCCTGATTTTGGGCACGGGTGGGCCTTTTGCTACCGCGGAAGGACGGAGAGCATTCAATGCGTGCGTCGATCAAAAAGCTGTAGCTGCTGCCTCTTCTGAGGTGAGCGGGCAAGACGTGGCACCTCAGGGGCTGAGGTCTGTGGCCCCCAACGATCCTGTCCGTAACTCGCTGGTCGATATTTCCGACAGAGTAATGGCCGTCGACCCGATAAGCGCGGAACAGCTCCGTGGCTCTACTATTCGTATCGGCTATTTAGGCGAGGATCAACGTAAATCTGAAATGATTACGGCGATTAAGCAATCCTGCGCGCCGTTTGGCATCGAGGTCGTTGACGTACATGACACCGCCGGCGGACACCTAGGTGATTTGGCTGCTACCGAATTCGATATATACGGAAATGCCGTCGATAAGCCAGGAGAAATGGATGCAGTTTTGAAAGCTGTCGATCCTGTCACCGAATACGGCAATGTAGGGATTGCAAATACTAAGTCCGGTGATTATCGGTGGGCGGAAGATACTATCGATGCGGTGACACCGACGATTCCACTGTCCACACAGCCACGGACTTTCATAATTCACCGCGATATGGGAAATGTAGTTCCTTACACTGGCCTTACCGGTATTGGTTGGAACATTGACCGTTGGAAAATTCAAGAAGGATAA
- a CDS encoding adenine phosphoribosyltransferase: MSVVIEKAREALNRKVRHVEDFPEKGVIFQDLTPVLADADAFQAVVKGLAEAARKLGADLIGGLDARGFLLGAAVAYELEVGILAIRKKGKLPPPVFTEEYELEYGSAALEIPAEAMDLEGKKVVLIDDVLATGGTLSGARKLLERAGAECAGNVVVLEVPELGGRKKLEGTPVVVLNSSND; this comes from the coding sequence ATGAGTGTAGTAATTGAGAAAGCTCGAGAGGCGTTAAACCGTAAAGTTCGTCACGTGGAGGATTTCCCGGAGAAAGGCGTGATTTTCCAGGACCTTACTCCGGTGCTTGCAGATGCTGATGCCTTCCAAGCAGTTGTTAAGGGTTTAGCTGAAGCTGCGCGCAAACTCGGTGCAGATTTGATCGGCGGGCTCGATGCTCGCGGATTCCTACTGGGCGCTGCGGTTGCTTATGAACTCGAGGTGGGCATTTTGGCGATTAGGAAAAAGGGCAAGTTGCCGCCACCTGTTTTCACTGAGGAATATGAACTTGAATACGGCAGCGCAGCGTTAGAGATTCCCGCAGAGGCAATGGACCTTGAGGGCAAAAAAGTGGTGCTTATCGACGACGTGCTCGCTACCGGCGGAACATTGTCAGGGGCACGCAAACTGTTGGAACGTGCAGGTGCTGAATGTGCTGGCAATGTAGTTGTGCTCGAAGTTCCTGAATTGGGCGGCCGGAAAAAGTTGGAGGGGACACCAGTCGTGGTGTTGAATTCTTCCAACGACTAA
- a CDS encoding RelA/SpoT family protein, with the protein MSSDNRVRGRGGMSVRGMSARLARSLTGNRGARINPVLEPLLSIHRQFHPKADGLILDRAYSTAERLHDGVFRKSGEPYITHPLAVATIAAEIGMDTTTLVAALLHDTVEDTDYTLDDLTQDFGEEVARLVDGVTKLDKVALGAAAEAETIRKMIVAMAHDPRVLVIKVSDRLHNMRTMRFLPPEKQAKKARETLEVIAPLAHRLGMASVKWELEDLAFAILYPKKYDEIVRLVADRAPQRDNALADIKTRVESALKENNIEAVVMGRPKHYWSIYQKMIVRGHEFDEIFDLVGIRVLVDSVNDCYAAIGVVHSLFSAMPGRFKDYISAPRFGVYQSLHTTVMTNSGRPLEVQVRTHEMHYNAEYGIAAHWRYKETKGSHKGDSNEVDQMAWMRQLLDWQKEAADPNEFLDSLRYDLTSKQIFVFTPKGDVVNLPVGSCPVDFAYAVHTEVGHRCIGAKINGKLVALETKLNSGDRVEIFTSKDPKAGPSRGWQDFVVSPRAKSRIRQWFTKERRDEHIVAGRDALAAEMQRGGLPMHRLFTAQTMKEMATQFHYPDVEALYAAVGAGHVSAQSIAQRLVSIFGDETSAEDELARRIPFSELMHSRAAAHASDSGILVEGNPDVLAKLAKCCEPVPGDAIFGFITRGGGVSVHRMDCTNAQKLHEEDARIVTVAWARESTSSIFTATVQVEALNRDGLLMDITRAVTEQKLSVNAMNSHVNDDNVATLRFTFTVSDAKQLGAVMTLLRNIEGVFDIYRVIA; encoded by the coding sequence ATGAGCAGTGATAACCGGGTTCGTGGCCGTGGCGGAATGAGCGTGCGCGGGATGTCTGCCCGGCTTGCTCGCAGCTTAACCGGTAACAGAGGCGCGCGGATTAATCCCGTTTTGGAGCCGTTGCTGAGTATTCACCGCCAGTTTCATCCTAAAGCGGATGGGCTGATCCTCGATCGTGCCTACTCGACTGCTGAACGGCTTCACGACGGCGTATTCCGCAAGTCAGGGGAGCCGTACATTACACATCCCCTCGCAGTTGCTACTATTGCCGCAGAAATTGGTATGGATACAACAACGCTCGTCGCTGCTCTTTTGCACGACACCGTTGAGGATACCGATTACACGCTAGACGATCTCACCCAAGACTTTGGTGAGGAAGTAGCGCGACTAGTTGATGGCGTCACCAAGCTGGACAAGGTTGCGTTGGGTGCCGCAGCCGAGGCCGAAACCATCCGCAAGATGATTGTTGCAATGGCCCATGACCCACGCGTGCTCGTCATCAAAGTCTCTGACCGGCTGCACAACATGCGCACAATGCGTTTCTTGCCCCCGGAGAAGCAGGCCAAAAAAGCGCGTGAAACGCTGGAGGTAATAGCGCCGCTTGCGCATCGCCTTGGTATGGCCAGCGTGAAATGGGAATTGGAAGACCTTGCCTTCGCTATCCTGTACCCGAAGAAATATGACGAGATAGTTCGTCTGGTAGCTGATAGGGCACCGCAGCGTGATAATGCTCTCGCGGACATTAAGACCCGTGTGGAGTCCGCGCTTAAAGAAAATAATATTGAAGCCGTTGTGATGGGGCGTCCTAAGCACTATTGGTCTATTTATCAGAAGATGATTGTGCGTGGCCACGAGTTTGACGAAATATTTGACCTTGTGGGCATCCGCGTCCTTGTTGACTCAGTTAATGACTGTTACGCCGCGATTGGTGTGGTTCACTCCCTGTTTTCAGCTATGCCGGGCCGCTTCAAGGACTATATCTCCGCTCCACGCTTCGGTGTATACCAGTCCTTGCACACTACCGTGATGACAAATTCGGGGCGCCCACTTGAAGTGCAGGTTCGTACACATGAAATGCACTACAACGCGGAATACGGTATTGCGGCGCATTGGCGGTACAAGGAGACCAAGGGGAGCCACAAAGGTGACTCCAATGAGGTCGACCAGATGGCGTGGATGCGCCAACTTTTAGATTGGCAAAAGGAAGCAGCAGATCCTAACGAGTTCCTTGACTCCTTGCGCTACGATCTCACGTCGAAACAGATTTTCGTATTCACTCCCAAGGGCGACGTGGTAAATCTACCGGTTGGTTCGTGTCCCGTTGACTTTGCCTACGCTGTGCACACCGAGGTTGGCCACCGTTGCATTGGCGCGAAGATAAACGGGAAACTCGTAGCCTTAGAAACTAAGCTCAACTCCGGTGACCGCGTGGAAATCTTCACGTCTAAGGATCCGAAGGCAGGACCGTCCCGTGGCTGGCAGGATTTCGTGGTGTCGCCGCGTGCAAAATCCCGCATTCGCCAGTGGTTTACCAAGGAGCGCCGCGACGAACACATCGTCGCCGGCAGGGATGCTTTGGCTGCAGAAATGCAGCGGGGTGGCCTGCCTATGCATCGGCTATTTACAGCCCAGACGATGAAAGAGATGGCTACCCAGTTCCATTATCCCGATGTGGAAGCCCTCTACGCTGCCGTAGGCGCCGGACATGTTTCTGCGCAATCTATTGCGCAACGGCTTGTGTCTATCTTCGGAGACGAGACTTCCGCTGAAGATGAGCTCGCTCGCCGTATCCCGTTTTCTGAGCTTATGCACTCTCGCGCAGCAGCCCATGCGTCTGACTCGGGAATCCTGGTTGAAGGCAATCCTGATGTTTTAGCGAAGTTGGCCAAATGCTGTGAGCCAGTTCCGGGGGACGCAATTTTTGGATTCATCACGCGCGGCGGCGGGGTGTCCGTGCACCGTATGGACTGTACTAATGCGCAGAAGCTGCATGAAGAAGACGCGCGCATTGTCACTGTCGCATGGGCGCGCGAATCGACGTCTTCAATATTTACTGCAACGGTTCAAGTTGAAGCTTTGAACCGGGACGGTTTGCTGATGGATATCACACGTGCAGTTACGGAGCAGAAGCTTTCGGTAAACGCAATGAACTCCCATGTCAACGATGACAATGTGGCTACGTTGCGCTTCACGTTTACGGTGTCCGACGCGAAGCAGCTGGGTGCTGTCATGACACTCTTGCGTAACATTGAGGGTGTGTTCGACATCTACCGCGTGATTGCTTAG
- a CDS encoding IS30 family transposase produces MTTSYGPYHSLSESDRVRLIALVTRGRSVRSSAYEIGCNYGHALNFCHAHKLIEPRKRQRPLNHNTPVIKEFLTRVRHGQSVHAAAVQCGINDTAAYAIAMDAGCHIRLSRYQRRVRQTQLRVEYLRLRLASVPSGDAGRALGIERSMRQDFERGLFKTNGSRKEFVGVGIDAITYKRLMITLRQRHDLVDSGRLRPPALPHGVDPYKPISARYICFEERVLIADLLREHTSVREISRRLGRSASSIAREIRRNRSAEGPYRAETAQLKACARRLRPKLPKLLADKRLWEYVCNGLRAQWSPEQIAHRLPVDFPDDKDMRISHETIYDAFYLQSKGKLSELGLTLPRGRKKRKKRLPRVDTPTQQRFVDDMIMIDERPEEVAERILPGHWEGDLILGKNNKSAVITLVERVSRFVVLGHLPGRHSSDEVLAALKKTVGTIDEAMWSSITWDQGSEMAGHKAFTMATDIPIYFCHPGSPWERGSNENTNGRLRRNLPKSSDLSVYSAHDLEMIANIHNHTPRKALQWKTPAEVMAEALAQTGSIRRD; encoded by the coding sequence ATGACTACCAGTTATGGGCCTTATCATTCGTTATCCGAGTCTGATCGTGTACGACTAATCGCGTTAGTGACACGCGGTCGCAGCGTGCGTTCCTCCGCCTATGAAATCGGCTGTAACTACGGACATGCGTTAAATTTTTGCCACGCCCACAAACTCATCGAACCACGCAAGAGACAACGACCACTTAATCACAACACCCCGGTTATCAAAGAGTTCCTGACACGTGTTCGACATGGACAATCAGTCCACGCCGCGGCAGTTCAATGCGGAATCAATGACACTGCTGCGTATGCGATTGCAATGGATGCCGGCTGTCATATCCGCTTAAGCAGGTACCAGCGCAGGGTTCGGCAGACTCAACTTCGTGTGGAATACCTCCGGCTACGTTTAGCAAGTGTGCCTTCTGGTGATGCTGGGCGTGCACTCGGTATTGAGAGATCGATGAGGCAAGATTTCGAACGCGGTCTGTTTAAAACAAACGGCTCACGCAAAGAGTTCGTCGGTGTTGGTATCGATGCCATCACGTATAAAAGACTTATGATCACGCTGCGCCAACGCCATGATCTCGTTGACTCTGGACGATTGCGTCCACCGGCATTGCCACATGGGGTTGATCCATACAAACCTATTAGCGCTCGCTATATCTGCTTCGAAGAACGAGTACTTATTGCTGATTTGCTGCGTGAGCATACCTCGGTTCGTGAAATCAGTCGCCGACTTGGGCGAAGTGCTTCATCAATTGCTCGAGAAATTAGACGCAATCGCAGTGCGGAAGGCCCGTATCGTGCAGAAACTGCTCAGTTGAAAGCGTGCGCACGTCGGCTGCGTCCTAAACTACCCAAGTTATTAGCAGATAAACGATTATGGGAGTACGTGTGTAATGGGTTGCGGGCACAATGGTCGCCTGAACAGATTGCTCATCGACTCCCTGTTGATTTTCCCGATGACAAGGACATGCGTATTAGCCACGAAACTATCTACGATGCTTTCTACCTGCAGTCGAAAGGTAAGCTCAGTGAGCTAGGTTTGACACTGCCTCGGGGTAGGAAGAAACGCAAGAAACGACTCCCCCGGGTTGACACTCCTACTCAGCAACGATTCGTTGATGACATGATCATGATCGATGAACGACCTGAAGAAGTCGCTGAGCGTATTTTGCCTGGACACTGGGAAGGGGACCTCATTTTAGGCAAAAATAACAAATCAGCAGTGATCACTTTGGTGGAACGTGTCAGCAGGTTCGTCGTGTTAGGTCACCTGCCTGGGCGCCATAGCAGTGATGAGGTACTTGCAGCGTTAAAGAAAACAGTTGGCACGATCGACGAAGCGATGTGGTCATCGATTACCTGGGATCAGGGAAGCGAGATGGCTGGTCATAAGGCTTTTACGATGGCTACAGATATACCCATTTATTTCTGTCATCCTGGTTCACCATGGGAACGTGGAAGTAACGAGAATACTAACGGGCGACTCCGGCGGAATCTTCCGAAAAGTAGTGATTTGTCAGTCTACAGCGCACATGATCTTGAAATGATTGCCAATATCCACAACCACACACCACGTAAAGCATTGCAATGGAAGACTCCGGCGGAAGTTATGGCAGAGGCTCTGGCACAAACCGGTAGCATTAGACGGGATTAA